In one window of Frigoriglobus tundricola DNA:
- a CDS encoding RNA polymerase sigma factor, whose protein sequence is MTTESLSATVARLGHAVRARAPAPGATDGQLLGRFVGARDEPAFAELVRRLGPMVLGVCRRVTADAHLAEDAFQAAFLVLARRAGDVRPRESVRGWLYGVAARTAKKARVMSARRRAREVSDVALPDAPAPVREEPDGDAVRALDEELAALPDHLRAAVVLCELDGLSRKAAAQRLGLPEGTLSSRLAKARDVLADRMRKRGIVLGAAGVSWVFGQLASAAVPPRLVSATAALADGTVPVPASVAGLSHGVLRTMFLTKLGAAFGALLIAVACAALLPGVAAQEPPKPPVVSAPQEKPADDKKPRPAPRPAGPGTLLLARASGLVTLTPDGKEADEWTAPKGTSTSLDGRLSPDGKRIVFLVTEDGPPRVEPPEAWPYKVVVHTAGEKEPVIVDTPAKWASACWTADGSRVVVTKKVGDTLGDVENVVLDPATGKTEALALPEGARVLDCGRDGKTFLVARWVGKKGAIGLAEKGDKEVRVLAELKGWTGRHAGRLSPDGKRVLYTDADPEQKDANKWGSSARPYLLDVPSKKREELGEFPDNAQCLGVAWAPDGKRVAYTWKQLHAELLKKDTLNVNDAQIETEAFLVVADADGKNAKTVASAKLENAINMIFGTIDWR, encoded by the coding sequence ATGACAACGGAATCGCTCTCCGCGACCGTCGCCCGGCTCGGGCACGCGGTCCGGGCACGTGCCCCCGCGCCCGGCGCGACCGACGGGCAACTGCTCGGCCGGTTCGTCGGCGCCCGCGACGAGCCCGCCTTCGCCGAACTGGTCCGGCGCCTCGGCCCGATGGTGCTGGGCGTCTGCCGCCGGGTGACGGCCGATGCGCACCTGGCCGAAGACGCGTTTCAGGCCGCGTTCCTGGTCCTCGCCCGCCGCGCCGGGGACGTGCGCCCGCGGGAGTCCGTTCGCGGGTGGCTCTACGGGGTCGCCGCCCGCACCGCAAAAAAGGCCCGCGTCATGTCCGCACGCCGCCGCGCCCGTGAGGTGTCTGATGTGGCCCTGCCCGATGCCCCGGCCCCGGTCCGCGAGGAACCAGACGGCGACGCCGTTCGTGCCCTCGACGAGGAACTGGCCGCGCTTCCCGACCACCTGCGGGCTGCGGTCGTCCTGTGCGAACTCGACGGGCTGAGCCGCAAGGCTGCTGCCCAGCGGCTCGGGCTCCCGGAGGGCACGCTCTCCAGCCGGCTGGCGAAGGCGCGGGACGTCCTGGCCGACCGGATGCGGAAACGGGGTATCGTCCTGGGTGCGGCGGGCGTGAGTTGGGTGTTCGGGCAACTGGCATCCGCCGCGGTCCCACCGCGGTTGGTGTCCGCCACCGCCGCTCTGGCGGACGGGACCGTCCCCGTCCCGGCGTCGGTGGCCGGTCTCTCGCACGGAGTCTTACGAACCATGTTCCTGACCAAACTCGGCGCCGCCTTCGGCGCCCTTCTGATCGCGGTCGCGTGTGCCGCGCTGCTCCCGGGCGTCGCGGCACAGGAGCCCCCGAAACCGCCAGTGGTCTCCGCGCCACAAGAGAAACCCGCGGACGATAAGAAGCCCCGACCGGCCCCGCGGCCCGCCGGCCCGGGCACGCTCCTCCTCGCCCGCGCCAGTGGCCTCGTGACCCTGACCCCGGACGGAAAGGAAGCGGACGAATGGACCGCACCGAAGGGCACGTCCACGAGCCTCGACGGCCGGCTCTCGCCCGACGGCAAGCGGATCGTGTTCCTCGTCACCGAGGACGGCCCCCCGCGGGTCGAGCCGCCCGAAGCGTGGCCCTACAAGGTGGTGGTTCACACGGCGGGTGAGAAAGAGCCGGTGATCGTGGACACGCCGGCCAAATGGGCGAGTGCGTGTTGGACCGCCGATGGGTCACGGGTGGTGGTGACGAAGAAAGTCGGGGACACGCTGGGCGATGTCGAGAACGTGGTCCTCGATCCCGCGACCGGGAAGACCGAGGCGCTCGCCCTGCCGGAGGGCGCACGGGTGCTGGACTGCGGGCGGGACGGGAAGACGTTCCTGGTCGCGCGGTGGGTCGGCAAGAAGGGCGCCATCGGGCTGGCGGAGAAGGGGGACAAGGAGGTACGGGTGCTGGCCGAGTTAAAGGGGTGGACCGGACGACACGCCGGCCGGCTCTCCCCCGATGGCAAAAGGGTGCTGTACACCGATGCCGACCCCGAACAGAAAGACGCCAACAAGTGGGGCTCGAGCGCCAGGCCGTACCTGCTGGACGTGCCGAGCAAGAAGCGCGAGGAGCTGGGCGAGTTCCCGGACAACGCGCAGTGCCTGGGTGTGGCGTGGGCTCCGGACGGTAAGCGGGTGGCGTACACCTGGAAGCAGCTCCACGCCGAACTGCTCAAAAAGGACACGCTGAACGTGAACGACGCCCAGATCGAGACGGAAGCGTTCCTGGTCGTTGCGGACGCGGACGGGAAGAACGCGAAGACCGTGGCCTCGGCCAAGTTGGAGAACGCGATCAACATGATTTTCGGTACGATCGACTGGCGATAA
- a CDS encoding DUF1990 family protein, producing MPFLSKPSRDVVRDFIAAQARLDYTYPALGATASEPPPGYVVDRTRVELGAGEDTFRAARAALARWDHFGLGWVEAAPADTPIEVGAVVAVAARVMGVWWLNACRIVYVVDDDGPVRRSGFAYGTLPGHAESGEERFLIEWDRASDGVWYDVLAFSRPRHPLARLGYPLTRRTQRRFARDSARAMQAAVRR from the coding sequence ATGCCGTTCTTGTCCAAACCGTCGCGTGATGTCGTCCGGGACTTCATCGCAGCGCAGGCCCGGCTCGACTATACCTACCCGGCGCTCGGGGCAACGGCCTCCGAGCCGCCGCCCGGCTACGTTGTGGACCGCACGCGCGTCGAGTTGGGTGCCGGTGAGGACACGTTCCGCGCGGCCCGGGCCGCGCTCGCGCGGTGGGACCATTTCGGACTCGGCTGGGTCGAAGCGGCTCCCGCGGACACGCCCATTGAAGTCGGGGCGGTCGTGGCGGTCGCCGCCCGCGTGATGGGGGTGTGGTGGCTGAACGCCTGTCGGATCGTTTACGTCGTGGACGACGACGGACCGGTGCGCCGGTCCGGGTTCGCTTACGGCACCCTGCCGGGGCACGCGGAATCGGGGGAGGAGCGGTTCCTCATCGAGTGGGACCGGGCGAGTGACGGCGTGTGGTACGACGTCCTCGCCTTCTCGCGCCCGCGGCACCCGCTGGCCCGATTGGGCTACCCGCTCACCCGCCGCACGCAGCGGCGGTTCGCCCGGGACTCGGCCCGGGCCATGCAAGCGGCGGTGCGGCGGTAA
- a CDS encoding potassium channel family protein, with the protein MLALVAGLVLVVTVLVEVFEALVLPRQVTRRYRFSRLYYRFGWRVWRNAAHVFRAPHREQTALSVFGPLSLLGLFALWAAGLVLGFGLMHHGVAPRAAGFWEAVYLSGTTFTTLGYGDVTPTTALDRMLAVVEAAMGFGYFAIVIGYLPVLYQAFGRRENLIALLDARAGSPPAAGRMLLRTPPGADGGTLTDFLAGAERWAAEVLEAHLSFPVLSYYRSQHDNQSWLAALTCVLDTCALLLTVVEGVDRVQARLTFAMARHTAVDLGLVLRQRPETPAEDRLPEARLTELLAALSKAGVKVRNDAAARTRLAELRALYEPIVVGMARYYLLTVPVVWPADNKPDNWQTSAWMRRADPLHALGLPADDHFE; encoded by the coding sequence TTGCTCGCTCTCGTCGCCGGTCTCGTGCTCGTCGTCACGGTACTCGTGGAGGTGTTCGAGGCTCTCGTCTTGCCGCGTCAGGTGACCCGGCGGTACCGGTTCTCGCGCCTCTATTACCGCTTCGGGTGGCGCGTGTGGCGCAACGCCGCTCACGTATTCCGCGCGCCGCACCGCGAGCAGACCGCGCTGAGCGTGTTCGGCCCCCTGTCGCTGCTCGGACTGTTCGCCCTGTGGGCCGCCGGGCTGGTACTGGGGTTCGGGTTGATGCACCACGGCGTTGCGCCGCGCGCGGCGGGGTTCTGGGAGGCCGTGTATCTGAGCGGGACGACGTTCACCACTTTGGGGTACGGCGACGTAACCCCGACCACGGCGCTCGACCGCATGCTGGCCGTGGTCGAGGCGGCGATGGGCTTCGGCTACTTCGCCATCGTCATCGGCTACCTGCCGGTTCTGTACCAGGCGTTCGGCCGGCGCGAGAACCTGATTGCGCTCCTCGACGCCCGCGCGGGCTCGCCGCCGGCCGCCGGGCGGATGCTCCTCCGCACCCCGCCGGGCGCCGACGGGGGCACCCTGACCGATTTCCTGGCCGGGGCCGAACGGTGGGCCGCCGAAGTGCTGGAGGCGCACCTGTCGTTTCCGGTTCTGAGTTACTACCGGAGCCAGCACGATAACCAGTCCTGGCTGGCCGCGCTGACGTGCGTTCTGGACACGTGTGCGCTGCTTCTGACGGTCGTCGAGGGGGTGGACCGGGTCCAGGCCCGGCTGACGTTCGCGATGGCCCGGCACACGGCGGTCGATCTGGGGCTCGTCCTCCGCCAGCGCCCCGAAACGCCGGCCGAGGACCGGCTCCCGGAGGCCCGGTTGACCGAACTGTTGGCCGCACTGAGTAAAGCCGGGGTCAAGGTTCGTAACGACGCGGCCGCCCGGACCCGGCTCGCGGAACTGCGGGCACTGTACGAGCCGATCGTGGTCGGGATGGCGCGCTACTACCTGCTCACGGTCCCGGTCGTATGGCCCGCGGACAACAAGCCGGACAACTGGCAAACGAGCGCGTGGATGCGCCGGGCCGATCCGCTGCACGCCCTGGGGTTGCCCGCCGACGACCACTTCGAGTGA
- a CDS encoding thiamine pyrophosphate-dependent dehydrogenase E1 component subunit alpha encodes MHAGLFRSLYRIRRVEEEVARVYASDKIKSPVHLSIGQEAVSVGVCDVLRTDDVVFGTYRGHALYLAKGGDMSAMVAELYGKVTGCTRGKGGSMHLIDTECGVMGTSAVVGTTIANAAGYAYALKVRRSDAVVASFFGDGATEEGVFAETLNFAVLKRLPVLFVCENNGYAIHTAQAKRQGLADICARARAYGMPAERLDGNDVLTLRARAEAAVARMRAGAGPQFIEATTYRWREHVGPGADYHLGYRAQAECEPWQANDSVRVIGELLAPEVRSMIVAAVEREVAEAFAYAETSPFPHPSELMTDIFTEDADELAACQR; translated from the coding sequence ATGCACGCCGGGCTATTTAGATCGCTGTACCGCATCCGCCGGGTGGAAGAAGAGGTCGCGCGCGTGTACGCGAGCGACAAGATCAAGAGCCCGGTTCACCTCTCCATCGGGCAGGAGGCGGTGTCGGTCGGCGTGTGCGACGTCCTCCGCACCGACGACGTGGTATTCGGCACCTACCGCGGCCACGCCCTGTACCTCGCGAAGGGCGGGGACATGAGCGCGATGGTCGCGGAGCTGTACGGCAAGGTGACCGGCTGCACGCGCGGTAAGGGCGGGTCGATGCACCTGATCGACACCGAGTGCGGCGTGATGGGCACGTCCGCGGTGGTCGGCACGACCATCGCCAACGCCGCGGGCTACGCTTACGCGCTGAAGGTCCGGCGGTCGGACGCGGTCGTCGCCAGCTTCTTCGGCGACGGCGCGACGGAAGAGGGCGTGTTCGCCGAGACGCTGAACTTCGCCGTTCTGAAGCGCCTCCCGGTACTGTTCGTGTGCGAGAACAACGGCTACGCGATCCACACCGCCCAGGCCAAGCGGCAGGGGCTCGCCGACATCTGCGCCCGGGCGCGGGCCTACGGGATGCCGGCCGAGCGCCTCGACGGCAACGACGTGCTCACCCTTCGCGCGCGGGCCGAAGCCGCGGTCGCCCGGATGCGGGCCGGCGCGGGGCCGCAGTTCATCGAGGCGACGACGTACCGGTGGCGCGAGCACGTCGGCCCCGGCGCCGACTACCACCTGGGCTACCGCGCACAGGCGGAATGCGAGCCGTGGCAGGCCAACGACTCCGTGCGCGTGATCGGCGAGCTCCTGGCCCCGGAGGTCCGGAGCATGATCGTCGCCGCCGTCGAACGGGAGGTGGCCGAGGCGTTCGCGTACGCCGAGACGAGCCCGTTCCCGCACCCGTCCGAACTCATGACCGACATCTTCACGGAGGACGCCGATGAGCTCGCCGCTTGCCAGCGCTAA
- a CDS encoding alpha-ketoacid dehydrogenase subunit beta — translation MSSPLASAKAAPRPAPKMGERTRTFVEAVREATELEMARDPNVVLFGLDVDDPKAIQGTTLGLPEAFGAERVFGTPLSEDAMTGAAIGMALAGLRPIHVHIRMDFLLLAVNQLLNVAAKSRYMYGGRVNVPMVVRAMIGKSWGQGAQHSQGLHSFFMHVPGIKVVAPSTPYDAKGCLAAAVRDDDPVLYVEHRLLHFQKGPVPAEAYTVAPGKARIAVAGDDVTVVGISYMQVEALRAAKYLEDVGVRAEVIDPIWLNPLDIDTITDSVRRTGRLLVVDTGWTNCGAAAEIAAQVAERLQGVRDFRFKRMGFAPTTCPTTPGLENLFYPNARTIAAAARDLVEGRACGWLPAERADLQSIEFKGPF, via the coding sequence ATGAGCTCGCCGCTTGCCAGCGCTAAAGCCGCCCCGCGCCCGGCCCCCAAAATGGGGGAGCGCACGCGGACGTTCGTCGAGGCGGTGCGCGAGGCGACCGAACTCGAGATGGCCCGCGACCCGAACGTGGTGCTGTTCGGCCTCGACGTGGACGACCCGAAGGCGATCCAGGGCACGACGCTCGGGCTGCCCGAGGCGTTCGGCGCGGAGCGCGTGTTCGGCACGCCGCTGTCGGAAGACGCGATGACCGGCGCCGCGATCGGCATGGCCCTCGCCGGCCTGCGGCCGATCCACGTCCACATCCGCATGGACTTCCTGCTGCTCGCGGTGAACCAGCTCCTCAACGTGGCCGCGAAGAGCCGGTACATGTACGGCGGCCGGGTGAACGTGCCGATGGTCGTCCGGGCGATGATCGGCAAGAGCTGGGGCCAGGGCGCGCAGCACTCGCAGGGGCTGCACAGCTTCTTCATGCACGTTCCGGGCATCAAGGTGGTCGCCCCGTCCACGCCCTACGACGCCAAGGGGTGTCTGGCGGCCGCGGTCCGCGACGACGACCCTGTGCTGTACGTCGAGCACCGCCTCCTGCACTTCCAGAAGGGGCCGGTGCCGGCCGAGGCGTACACCGTGGCGCCCGGGAAGGCCCGGATCGCGGTCGCGGGCGACGACGTGACGGTCGTGGGCATCTCGTACATGCAGGTCGAGGCCCTGCGGGCGGCGAAGTACCTCGAAGACGTGGGCGTGCGGGCGGAGGTGATCGACCCGATCTGGCTGAACCCGCTGGACATCGACACCATCACGGACTCGGTGCGCCGGACCGGTCGGCTGCTGGTGGTGGACACCGGCTGGACGAACTGCGGGGCGGCGGCCGAGATCGCGGCCCAGGTCGCGGAGCGGCTCCAGGGCGTCCGCGACTTCCGGTTCAAGCGCATGGGCTTCGCCCCGACCACCTGCCCGACGACGCCGGGGCTGGAGAACCTGTTCTACCCGAACGCGCGGACCATCGCCGCCGCGGCGCGGGACCTGGTCGAGGGCCGCGCGTGCGGCTGGCTCCCGGCCGAGCGGGCCGACCTGCAGAGCATCGAGTTCAAGGGGCCGTTTTGA
- the nikR gene encoding nickel-responsive transcriptional regulator NikR codes for MSELVRFSVSLESDLLERFDAFCEAGKFATRSEAVRQLIRERLTTHAITADAANVAASLTLVYDHHKTRLTDRMLDVQHAHSQWVVSSMHVHLTHDLCMEVIVLRGPAADLQSLAAELSGMKGIHQAQLVIIRADESGTPHHHGDGPHSHTH; via the coding sequence GTGTCGGAACTCGTTCGGTTTTCGGTGTCGCTGGAGTCCGATCTGCTCGAACGCTTCGACGCGTTCTGTGAGGCGGGCAAGTTCGCCACCCGTAGTGAAGCCGTGCGGCAACTGATCCGCGAGCGGCTGACCACCCACGCGATTACCGCCGACGCCGCCAACGTGGCTGCCAGCCTGACGCTGGTCTACGACCACCACAAGACCCGGCTGACGGACCGGATGCTCGACGTGCAGCACGCGCACTCCCAGTGGGTCGTGTCGAGCATGCACGTTCACCTGACTCACGACCTGTGCATGGAAGTGATCGTGTTGCGCGGGCCGGCGGCGGACCTTCAATCACTGGCCGCCGAACTCAGCGGGATGAAGGGCATTCACCAGGCCCAACTGGTCATCATCCGCGCCGACGAGTCGGGCACCCCGCACCACCACGGAGACGGCCCCCATTCCCACACCCACTGA
- a CDS encoding DegT/DnrJ/EryC1/StrS family aminotransferase — protein MPTTTPAAARLNWPLMKNNIAREDLNAVIELLQQDDPVLTQSKNVRAFEEEWSRWLGVKYSVFVNSGSSANLVTLAALKELHGSGGEVIVPAITWVSDIAAVLQCGFTPVFADINPRTLGMGTDEILSKITPRTRAVFLTHVLGYNALTQKLLDELKARRVPLIEDVCESHGATFNDRKLGTFGLASNFSFYYAHHLSTIEGGMVCTDDENVYETVRMLRSHGMVRELSSDGRKFDYVEEFPDLNPDFIFAFPAYNVRSTEINAVIGRSQLRRLDDNNQRRTANFMLFLRNLDPNLYRTDFDTEGSSNYAFTLVLKDADPALYERVVAALRGAGVEFRRGTAGGGNQLRQPYLRRVLGDDAWKQCPRADHVHFYGFYIGNYPTLDADRILRLCDLLNGLAG, from the coding sequence ATGCCGACCACCACACCCGCCGCGGCCCGGCTGAACTGGCCGCTGATGAAGAACAACATCGCCCGCGAGGACCTGAACGCGGTGATCGAACTGCTCCAGCAGGACGACCCGGTCCTCACGCAGTCCAAGAACGTCCGCGCGTTCGAGGAGGAGTGGTCGCGCTGGCTCGGCGTAAAGTACAGCGTGTTCGTCAACTCCGGGTCGTCGGCCAACCTGGTCACGCTGGCCGCGCTGAAGGAGCTGCACGGCAGCGGCGGCGAAGTGATCGTCCCCGCGATCACCTGGGTGTCGGACATCGCGGCCGTGCTCCAGTGCGGGTTCACCCCCGTGTTCGCGGACATCAACCCGCGCACGCTCGGCATGGGCACCGACGAGATCCTCTCGAAAATCACCCCGCGCACGCGGGCCGTGTTCCTGACGCACGTTCTGGGTTACAACGCGCTGACGCAGAAGCTGCTTGACGAACTCAAGGCCCGGCGCGTCCCGCTCATCGAGGACGTGTGCGAGTCGCACGGGGCCACGTTCAACGACCGGAAGCTCGGCACCTTCGGGCTCGCGTCGAACTTCTCCTTCTACTACGCGCACCACCTCAGCACCATCGAAGGCGGGATGGTCTGCACCGACGACGAGAACGTGTACGAGACGGTGCGGATGCTCCGGTCGCACGGCATGGTGCGGGAGCTGAGCAGCGACGGGCGCAAGTTCGACTACGTCGAAGAGTTCCCGGACCTGAACCCGGACTTCATCTTCGCGTTCCCCGCGTACAACGTGCGCAGCACCGAGATCAACGCCGTCATCGGCCGCTCCCAGCTCCGCCGGCTCGACGACAACAACCAGCGCCGCACCGCGAACTTCATGCTGTTCCTGCGGAACCTCGACCCGAACCTGTACCGCACCGATTTCGACACCGAGGGGAGCAGCAACTACGCCTTCACGCTGGTCCTGAAGGACGCCGACCCGGCGCTCTACGAGCGGGTGGTCGCGGCGCTGCGCGGGGCCGGCGTGGAGTTCCGCCGCGGCACCGCCGGCGGCGGCAACCAGCTCCGCCAGCCGTACCTGCGCCGGGTGCTCGGCGACGACGCCTGGAAGCAGTGCCCGCGGGCCGACCACGTCCACTTCTACGGGTTCTACATCGGCAACTACCCGACCCTGGACGCGGACCGCATCCTCCGGCTCTGCGACCTGCTGAACGGCCTCGCGGGCTGA
- a CDS encoding VIT1/CCC1 transporter family protein, giving the protein MSDGLTVPFALAAGLSGAVEATGIIVTAGLAEVAAGAIAMGLGGFLAARTDAEHFAAEKAREERETVELPEEEAAEVAGILRGYGLTEDLVAAVVTAIRSDQKRWVDFMMRFELGLEEPDPQRARNSALTIALSYVAGGLVPLAPYIVFGSVHTALIGSVAVTLLALLVFGYVKGRFTTTRPFRSAWQTVVVGGLAATAAFTIAKLVG; this is encoded by the coding sequence ATGTCGGACGGGCTGACCGTGCCGTTCGCGCTCGCGGCCGGTTTGTCCGGGGCGGTCGAGGCGACGGGAATCATTGTTACGGCGGGGCTGGCCGAAGTCGCCGCCGGGGCGATCGCGATGGGACTGGGCGGCTTCTTGGCAGCGCGGACGGACGCCGAACACTTTGCGGCGGAGAAGGCCCGCGAGGAGCGAGAAACGGTCGAGTTGCCGGAGGAGGAAGCGGCCGAGGTGGCCGGGATTCTGCGGGGCTACGGGCTCACCGAGGACCTGGTGGCGGCCGTGGTGACGGCGATCCGCTCCGATCAGAAACGGTGGGTGGACTTCATGATGCGGTTCGAGTTGGGGCTGGAGGAACCGGACCCGCAGCGGGCGCGGAACAGTGCTTTGACCATCGCCTTGTCGTACGTCGCCGGCGGACTGGTGCCTCTGGCCCCGTACATCGTCTTCGGCTCGGTCCACACCGCGCTCATCGGGTCCGTGGCCGTGACGCTGCTCGCGCTACTCGTGTTCGGTTACGTGAAGGGGCGGTTCACCACCACCCGACCGTTCCGCAGTGCGTGGCAGACGGTGGTCGTGGGCGGGCTGGCGGCGACGGCGGCGTTCACCATAGCGAAGCTCGTCGGCTGA
- a CDS encoding B12-binding domain-containing radical SAM protein — protein MANRLDIVLINPSSRAQVYQALGTDLAAVENPVWAGLMATYCRARGLSVEIIDAEAECLSASEVADRVAYLKPVLAAVVAYGHQPSASTQIMSAVGRTCSAVKVAAPDQPVLLLGGHVAALPERTLREEEADFVAAGEGLHTLVGLVEALKAPAADPSTVPGLWYRAGGRVQRGPEAPLVTTLDTEMPGVAWDRLPMSRYRAHNWHCLGGQARQPYAAIYTTLGCPYQCSFCCIQAPFKNGEVALPGEKQAPNSYRFWSVDHVLAQIDTLVNDYGVRNIKIADEMFVLNRRHVVGICDGIIARGYDLNIWAYTRVDTIKDGMLDKLKAAGFNWLAVGIEAGADRVRTDVDKAFSQEQVYAVVRAIQAAGISVIGNYIFGLPEDDHATMRATLDLALDLKCEFANFYSAMAYPGSPLYALATKRGVPLPQRWSGYSQHSRDSLPLPTRYLPAREVLRFRDAAFTEYYTDAGYLEMVERRFGTESVADIRRMTGIQLERDLLTGALDVPPTLLPADEGCAAPVPEVMQLAKR, from the coding sequence ATGGCGAATCGTCTCGACATCGTTCTGATCAACCCGAGCAGCCGCGCGCAGGTGTACCAGGCGCTCGGTACGGACCTCGCAGCCGTCGAGAACCCGGTGTGGGCCGGGCTCATGGCGACCTACTGCCGCGCGCGCGGCCTGTCGGTCGAAATCATCGACGCCGAGGCCGAGTGCCTGTCGGCGTCGGAGGTGGCGGACCGCGTCGCGTACCTCAAGCCGGTGCTCGCGGCGGTGGTGGCTTACGGGCACCAGCCGTCGGCCTCGACGCAGATCATGTCCGCGGTGGGGCGCACCTGCTCCGCCGTGAAAGTCGCGGCGCCGGACCAGCCGGTGCTCCTGCTGGGCGGGCACGTCGCGGCACTGCCCGAGCGCACGCTCCGCGAGGAAGAAGCCGACTTCGTCGCCGCCGGCGAGGGGCTGCACACGCTCGTAGGCCTGGTCGAGGCCCTGAAGGCGCCCGCGGCCGATCCGAGTACCGTGCCGGGCCTGTGGTATCGCGCGGGCGGGCGCGTCCAGCGGGGACCGGAAGCCCCGCTGGTCACGACGCTCGACACCGAGATGCCCGGCGTCGCGTGGGACCGGCTCCCGATGAGCCGCTACCGCGCCCACAACTGGCACTGCCTCGGCGGACAGGCGCGCCAGCCCTATGCGGCCATCTACACCACACTCGGCTGCCCGTACCAGTGCTCGTTCTGCTGCATCCAGGCGCCGTTCAAGAACGGCGAAGTCGCCCTGCCGGGTGAGAAGCAGGCGCCGAACAGCTACCGGTTCTGGAGCGTCGATCACGTCCTCGCGCAGATCGACACGCTCGTGAACGACTACGGCGTGCGGAACATCAAGATCGCCGACGAGATGTTCGTGCTGAACCGGCGGCACGTCGTCGGGATCTGCGACGGCATCATTGCCCGCGGGTACGACCTGAACATCTGGGCGTACACCCGCGTGGACACGATCAAGGACGGGATGCTCGACAAGCTGAAGGCGGCCGGGTTCAACTGGCTCGCGGTCGGGATCGAGGCCGGCGCCGACCGCGTGCGGACGGACGTCGATAAGGCGTTCTCGCAGGAACAGGTGTACGCCGTCGTGCGTGCGATCCAGGCGGCCGGCATCAGCGTCATCGGGAACTACATCTTCGGCCTGCCGGAAGACGACCACGCCACCATGCGGGCGACCCTGGACCTCGCCCTCGACCTGAAGTGCGAGTTCGCCAACTTCTATTCGGCGATGGCGTACCCGGGCTCACCGCTGTACGCGCTCGCGACGAAGCGCGGCGTGCCGCTGCCGCAACGGTGGTCGGGTTATTCGCAGCACTCGCGCGACAGCCTGCCACTGCCGACCCGCTACTTGCCGGCCCGCGAAGTGCTCCGGTTCCGCGACGCCGCGTTCACGGAGTATTACACCGACGCCGGCTACCTCGAAATGGTGGAGCGCCGGTTCGGAACAGAATCGGTGGCGGATATCCGCCGCATGACCGGCATTCAGCTCGAACGCGATCTGCTCACCGGCGCGCTCGACGTTCCCCCAACGCTCCTGCCAGCAGACGAGGGCTGCGCCGCGCCGGTGCCCGAAGTGATGCAACTCGCCAAGCGGTAG
- a CDS encoding GDP-L-fucose synthase family protein, which translates to MKRDARVFVAGGTTLPGRALIDVLRAERFTRLVGIGADEPDVTDAAATEAFFAAARPEYVFLCAGKSGGIGLNRAYPVELMRDNLLATTNVLHAAHRAGTARLLYLASSCAYPKHAPQPLAVGALGTGPMEPTSEAYATAKFAGWKLCAAYRREYGCRFVTGFPANAFGPHDDFGADSGHVIPALIRRAHDAKVRGDAELVVWGTGTPRREFVYARDLARACLFVAENYEGDAPINLGGGTDVSIADVASAVADVVGFRGRIRFDAAHPDGAPLKALDSAPLREMGWRAEADFRAALAETYDWFLHHRATEGTGHARRAI; encoded by the coding sequence ATGAAGCGGGACGCCCGCGTGTTCGTCGCCGGCGGAACGACCCTCCCCGGCCGCGCGCTCATCGACGTGCTCCGCGCCGAGCGGTTCACCCGCCTCGTCGGTATCGGCGCGGACGAACCCGACGTGACGGACGCCGCCGCCACGGAGGCGTTCTTCGCTGCGGCCCGGCCCGAATACGTGTTCCTGTGCGCCGGCAAGTCGGGCGGCATCGGTCTGAACCGGGCCTACCCGGTCGAACTGATGCGCGACAACTTGCTCGCGACGACCAACGTCCTCCACGCCGCCCACCGGGCCGGCACGGCGAGGCTGCTCTACCTCGCGAGTTCGTGCGCGTACCCGAAGCACGCCCCGCAACCGCTCGCGGTCGGCGCGCTCGGCACCGGGCCGATGGAGCCGACGAGCGAGGCCTACGCGACCGCCAAGTTCGCCGGCTGGAAGCTGTGCGCCGCCTACCGCCGCGAGTACGGCTGCCGGTTCGTCACGGGGTTTCCGGCCAACGCCTTCGGCCCGCACGACGACTTCGGCGCGGACAGCGGCCACGTGATCCCCGCCCTCATCCGCCGGGCGCACGACGCCAAGGTCCGCGGCGACGCGGAACTGGTGGTCTGGGGCACCGGCACCCCGCGCCGGGAGTTCGTGTACGCGCGCGACCTCGCCCGCGCGTGCCTGTTCGTCGCCGAGAACTACGAGGGCGACGCCCCGATCAACCTCGGCGGCGGCACGGACGTGAGCATCGCCGACGTCGCGAGCGCCGTGGCCGATGTGGTCGGCTTCCGCGGCCGCATCCGGTTCGACGCCGCCCACCCGGACGGCGCGCCGCTGAAAGCGCTCGATTCGGCTCCACTTCGGGAGATGGGCTGGCGGGCGGAAGCAGACTTCCGCGCCGCCCTGGCCGAGACGTACGACTGGTTCCTGCACCACCGCGCCACGGAGGGCACCGGACATGCACGCCGGGCTATTTAG